The following DNA comes from Denticeps clupeoides chromosome 14, fDenClu1.1, whole genome shotgun sequence.
acctgaaatggttctccaacagtcttgaaggagttcccagaggtgtttagcacttgctggtccagctcaccccaaaccatctcgactgggttcaggtccggtgactgtggaggtcaggtctccactttttgttaagtacataactccacatgtgttcattcatagttttgatgccttcagtgagaatctaccaacgtaaatggtcatgaagataaagaaaacacattgaatgagaagatgtgtccaaatgtttggtctgtactgtatgtctacGAGCTATTCCATAACATTGGATTATACTACCAAACGTGCTGCTTCATGAGTCTAAGACAGAGGTGAGATTCTGTCCATGAAATGTGACACTGCCCCTCCATTATATTTCTGGATGTTACAGCATGTCTGAAGGACTCATGATGTCCAATAGAGGATTACATTTCAGCATGTTCCTTGTAATTAcctttttgcaaaaaaagttttaatggaTAAATGGCACGATCAAGTTATTCAGGCATCTCGTAAAGGAAGCATGTCCTCATGTTTGTGTGTCCATACTTACTGCTTTTCATGTGAGGTGCAAATGAAACCCGGAATATGGTTCCTCCAGCCAACTTCCGTCCATACCAAACCTGAGAACCaattttttatcaatttattgtACATCAATTTCAATGGTGCGTTTATGTTCGGTTGTCATTGCCTAATTTGTTACCTTCTTCTGAAAATCCTTAAAACTTCTGTATTTATAAAAGTGTCTCATCTGCAGAAGTCTCGACTGGTCCCCATCCTCTaatctcctttttttctttttagttacTTCTCCACCTTGCAGTTGTGAGTGAACGGTTAAGAACAGCCAGCCAGCAAACACTTTCCACCATGTTCCTTTTCATTTTGTACTGAACCTCAATTTCTGTTCATTCTACTTCATTGCAGGTCAGGCATTGCAGGTTGTCCAATCAAATcgcttttattgtcacatcacatATTTCCACTCTGAACACACTCTACCTCATTATGTTCAGAGCATTTCTGAATAATATCAGCACATTATTTTTACTCGTTTCACTGATTCCACagtttttgggggtttttttgtgctgtctgtcttctctgtTTTCCACATGATGACGTTACtcttgttattcttgcactgcctgtgtccatTTCCGTTTTTCTTATTgttgtgcaatatgtgtatgcATATCTACTCTGTACAGATTTACACTTACTTATACAGTATACAGACATtcgcaaatatatatttttatgtatacactgatatttttaaaactcacatccactgtttttttcccagacTATTTATTCGTATATTtagaactttttattttgtacagttggCTTATTGTCTATGCAGTTATTTCTTGCAGCTCTAATCTTGtgctgtccactttctgccttCACAATAAAAATTCTTATCTTCttccatgtttttgcacttcatgtagccTGGTTTGTCGATGTCGtgcacgtgcactttatgtcagccTGCAaccatattttatatgttaCATGTCATGCCTGGTTTTGGAGAAACATGCTATTCTTTGActttgtactgtctaacatgtaagtagctgaaatgacaataaagctcacttgaacttgcaCTTGATCACATGACACCAATACACAGGTATTAGTACCTGtgtgcggttaaggaagcggcctcgtaatccaaaggttgccggttcgaaactgaggtgccaccgagcaaggcaccttccccacacactgctcctcgggcgtctgtcatgggccactgctcaccaaaggtgatggttaaaagcagaggattttgtgtgctgtgtatcacaatgacaatcacttcactttctcatgcAGCAGTGGTGTGACAAAAGACAATAAACATTTATGTGAATAATGCATATTAGAAACAACCAACAATACAtctataaacatatatatacatacactgtTCAGTTCAAACGTCTGACGGTCTGATGGAAGAAACTGAAGCTCTACCGTCcgcctgatggcagcagtttgAAGAGTTCGTGACTGTCcccaaatatataaaatgtattcattatcGCATTGCAGTCAGCGGCAAATGAATCGATGGCGAAAATTAATTGATTCGAGGTCGTTTAATAAAACGAGGCTTCGTGCGTGTTCGGGCGTCTCCTCGCCGGTCGCAGGAACCAACGTAAACGGCAGCGTTTCCGCTACGGAGCGCTTTCACACGCGGACCCGGAAGTGGGATTCGAAGCGTAGCGGTTTTTGTTGTCATGTGCCGCGTTTCTGTGTAAAGATCGCCGACCAAAATACGATCAAATGGCGGCGAAACGTAAAGCCGACGCGCCGGTGCCCGCGGAAGAGAGCGACCAGCTGCTTATACGGCCCCTGTGAGTTGAACGTTTCATTTGTCTCGCTCGCTGTGGAAGTTCATGTGTTATAACCCGAATCGTGCTGCTCGCCGACAGCGGAGCCGGACAGGAGGTCGGACGCTCCTGCATCATCCTGGAGTTCAAGGGCCGGAAGATCATGGTAAGgtcgcgccgcgccgccgcgctCCGGGCGAAACGACCGGCTTCGTGACCAACTCCGCTGGCTTTTGCAGCTGGACTGCGGCATCCACCCCGGGCTGGAGGGAATGGACGCGCTGCCGTACATCGACCTGATCGACCCGGCCGAGATCGACCTGCTCCTCATCAGCCAGTGAGTCGCGGCTCCCGTCGGTCGCGTTCGGTTCCGGGTAGAGGGTGTTGTGTCTCACGGCCGTCTGCCCGCTCCGCAGCTTCCACCTGGACCACTGCGGCGCGCTGCCGTGGTTCCTGCAGAAGACGAGCTTTAAGGGGAGAACGTTCATGACCCACGCGACCAAGGCCATTTACCGATGGCTGCTGTCCGATTACGTCAAAGTCAGGTCGGTtcctgcacgtccctgctgtgCCATTTTTTGCCGCCTCGCCAGAATTCTCTACCGTAGCAGAAATTTTCAGTCACGTCTGTCGGTTTTTGCTAAAAAAGGTTCCAAAAGTTCCTACCAACACCCCTGAATGGACATCTGTATAAGGATTTATGCTATAACAATAACTTTCCTGTACTTTAGACGGGGTAGCAGTTTTTTCACGTACGTTTTGATGATGTTTtgactgaattattaatgtaatgcgATCCAcccagatcgtacacagcatcttcagtgaactgtagaatatgtacaatatcacaatatcgtATCGTTACCCACGTATCATGATGCATAtcatattgtgagatcctttaaatacaaagccctacactcgcctatgaaccagaagacccaggctcaaaccccacattttactattgtgtccctgagcaagacacttaaccctgagtgtctccagggggggactgtcccctgtaactgctgattgtaagtcgctctagataaggacgtctgataaatgctgtaagcaCAAAATCTTTGACTGTTAGTGTAGCTTCAAATTCTGTAACATCTCGCCTCTCCTGTCTGTCTGAAGCAACATCTCCGCAGATGACATGCTGTACACAGAAACTGACCTGGAGGAGAGCATGGACAAGATCGAGACCATCAACTTTCACGAGGTGAAAGAGGTGGCCGGCATTAAGTTCTGGTGCTATCATGCTGGACACGTTCTGGGAGCAGCGATGTTCATGATCGAGATTGCTGGGgttaaggtgtgtgtttttagccCGTTTCTCAGCACTGCCTTTAAAAAAACCAACTCAGTCATGCTTTTTATGAAACATgtgaacagaaaatatttttattggaaAAGCAAAATGTGCTTCTGATCCACTTCACCATACTGGTGTAATATGCCAATATCCTTAACTGCTACCTTTGCACAGCTTTTATACACAGGAGACTTCTCTCGTCAGGAAGATCGGCATTTGATGGCGGCAGAGATTCCCAGCGTCAAACCTGACATCCTCATTACAGTGAGTAACGAGACACCAGACCTCGGCGCGGTCACACCGCCGGCCGTGCTTAACACTCACCGGCTTCCGTAGGAGTCCACCTATGGGACACACATTCACGAAAAGCGGGAGGAGAGGGAGGCGCGGTTCTGCAACACGGTCCACGACATAGTCAACCGCGAGGGCCGCTGCCTCATCCCCGTCTTCGCCTTGGGCCGAGCCCAGGAGCTGCTTCTAATCCTGggtgagagtttttttttttttaatatatatatatatattattagcGTGGGCGTTTAGGTGAAAATAAATAGAAGAAGATTAAGAAAGAGTCACAAAGTTGACTGTTTTCTCGTGTTGGCTGTTATAGATGAGTACTGGCAGAACCACCCAGAGCTTCATGACATTCCAATTTACTACGCCTCCTCGCTGGCCAAGAAGTGCATGGCCGTGTACCAGACGTACGTCAACGCCATGAATGACAAGATTCGGAAAGCCATCAACATCAACAACCCTTTTGTGTTCAAACACATCAGCAACCTGAAGGTGCGTAGGGCCGCAAATCCGATTTCATTAAAATCACTCTCAACTCTGAGCCACTTCACCCAAACTTTTCTTTTTCGTGTCTCAGAGCATGGACCACTTTGATGACATCGGTCCCAGCGTGGTGATGGCCTCGCCAGGTATGATGCAGAGCGGCCTGTCTAGAGAGCTGTTTGAGAGCTGGTGCACTGACAAGAGGAACGGTGTCATCATAGCCGGTTACTGTGTTGAAGGAACTCTGGCCAAGGTGTGTTTGCTCAGTTTTATACCagctgatggtgatgatgatgatgatgatgatgctgctggACTGTTGTAGTATCAGGTTTGGTGAAGCTGGTGTTTAGCTGGACTTCATGGGAGTGTAGGGCTGTTACCAGTTATATAATTCCCGCAAACAGCCCTGATGACGCCATTTTgccgtgacccctgaccccttgCAGCACATCATGTCGGAGCCCGAGGAGATCACCACCATGTCGGGGCAGAAGCTCCAGCTGAAGATGTCTGTGGACTACATCTCCTTCTCCGCCCACACTGACTACCAGCAGACCAGCGAGTTCATCCGCGCCCTCAAACCTCCACACGTGGTACGGTATCAGCTCGTCACTTATTTCAGAATTCCTGTTTATTAGCATGTTACAAATATGcctctttttgttttcccaTTTTTCTCTGATTTGAGCTTTTCAGGTGATTGCAGTAAGAATGTAACGTGTTATTACTGTGCGACTGAAAAAATGTCGCCAGTCAATTTAAAGTATTACATGGGctcataaataatatttatgatTCTATGTTAATTAAATTGTGAACCTTTTTGTCACGTCCTCGTCTAGGGGTGGAGAGGAACGTGACCAGGATGGGTTTGGGAAAGGGGTACAAAACTGTACAAAAGTgcgtttatttacagtgaaacTATGTACAAGTATACAAAGAGACATTGATcggaaataaacacacacagtacggACACCCAACGAAGGGAGGGAGGTGTTAGGGGACAACTAACATCAAACTAACAGAGCAACCTAAGCAGCCTCTGCAACCAAAACCACAGGACGAGATCTCTAGCAGATCTCCTTTTTACGTGTTGTGGCCGCCAATCAGTGAGTAGTGGGCGGAGCCAGTAGGCATGGATCTACTCCAACCACGGCAGCCTTAAAGAGACAGACACGTCTAATGTCCCAACCACACTGGGACGTAACATTTTTTTGTAGTGCGGCTTGTCTGCATTCTACACTATAGGCATGGGTGACCAATGAGAGAAGTTTTATACGTTTTGAAACCGCTGCCGACTGTGTGTAGATCCTGGTGCACGGGGAGCAGAATGAAATGGCCCGCCTGAAAGCGGCTCTGATCAGGGAGTACGAGGACAACGACGAGGTTCACATCGAGGTCCACAACCCTCGCAACACGGAGGCGGTGACGCTCAACTTCAGAGGAGAGAAACTCGCCAAGGTGAGAAGCAGCCTGACCAGGCACACAGGCCACAGGCTTCCGAGGTAAGGAGTCAGGCACATGCACGGCTCCCTAGACATTATGTGGggtctgtcaaaaaaaaaagtgtagtttgTTTCTTTAATAGGGGATTGAGCTGTCAGGCTCCTGTGAGTGCACCACATCCCACTTGACCCAACCTTAAATACCATTTTAATTAGCACAGGTACATCCTTCAAGGTGTGACCAAAGACCAAACACAGACCTTATTACTCGTGCGTACAAATCAGAAATCTGACGCAAAATAAGATGTTtgccaaaactttttttccacattatcattatggggtgttgtgt
Coding sequences within:
- the LOC114803070 gene encoding cleavage and polyadenylation specificity factor subunit 3, with product MAAKRKADAPVPAEESDQLLIRPLGAGQEVGRSCIILEFKGRKIMLDCGIHPGLEGMDALPYIDLIDPAEIDLLLISHFHLDHCGALPWFLQKTSFKGRTFMTHATKAIYRWLLSDYVKVSNISADDMLYTETDLEESMDKIETINFHEVKEVAGIKFWCYHAGHVLGAAMFMIEIAGVKLLYTGDFSRQEDRHLMAAEIPSVKPDILITESTYGTHIHEKREEREARFCNTVHDIVNREGRCLIPVFALGRAQELLLILDEYWQNHPELHDIPIYYASSLAKKCMAVYQTYVNAMNDKIRKAININNPFVFKHISNLKSMDHFDDIGPSVVMASPGMMQSGLSRELFESWCTDKRNGVIIAGYCVEGTLAKHIMSEPEEITTMSGQKLQLKMSVDYISFSAHTDYQQTSEFIRALKPPHVILVHGEQNEMARLKAALIREYEDNDEVHIEVHNPRNTEAVTLNFRGEKLAKVMGCLADKKCAQGQRVSGILVKRNFSYHILSPLDLSNYTDLAMSTVKQTQAIPFTGPFTLLVNQLRHLAGDVEEIDGAEKTSLRIFKNITLVHEVGMVMLEWIANPLNDMYADAVTTVILEVQSNPKAQKVMAIKEESEDLETFPKRVEIMFQDMFGEECVELKDSNRLSVTVDGKTASINLKTRVVDYEEGNTEDESIKEMVELAVQRLYDAMNPVM